One Vanessa cardui chromosome 23, ilVanCard2.1, whole genome shotgun sequence DNA segment encodes these proteins:
- the LOC124539666 gene encoding protein ALP1-like: MDTHQKRAVALYLLHRRIKKRRPKRFWIHPLIAERNRYGLFVTLINELKKDEEKFFNYFRMSISSYLELKKKTETALQKQHTNMRDPISPEEMLAVTLRYLASGTSMHDLHYIFRIGHTTISAIIRTTCEKLWEVLMSECFPVITTELLEEISQKFYKYANFPHCVGAIDGKHIRITKPDNSASIYYNYKDFFSFVLMAVVDADYCFVFVDIGAPGSNADSTIFKNTTFCNALNSNSIKLPNEKILPGSTLPPVPYVFVADEAFGLHQHIMRPYGGQFLSVQKRVFNYRLSRARRYVECAFGILSNKWRILNRALDVSIPLSINIVKACCILHNFVRKRDGHHIREEDFTHNLESIQTPPSIRSGRQANNIRDIFQQYFMSDSGALSWQLSKI, encoded by the exons ATGGATACACACCAGAAACGAGCTGTTGCGTTATATTTACTTCacagaagaattaaaaaaagaaggccTAAAAGATTCTGGATACATCCACTAATTGCGGAAAGAAATCGTTATGGATTATTTGTTACTCTTATTAATGAGTTAAAGAAGGATGAGGAgaagttctttaattatttccgaATGTCCATAAGTAGTTATttagaacttaaaaaaaaaacagaaactgcTCTTCAAAAACAACATACTAATATGCGAGATCCCATATCACCAGAGGAAATGTTGGCAGTCACATTAAG ataccTAGCAAGTGGGACTTCAATGCACGATTTGCACTACATATTCAGAATTGGGCACACAACTATATCAGCAATTATAAGAACGACATGTGAAAAATTATGGGAGGTGTTAATGTCTGAATGTTTTCCGGTAATCACTACAGAACTTTTAGAAGAAATCAgccaaaaattttacaagtacGCAAATTTTCCCCACTGTGTCGGAGCAATAGACGGCAAACATATAAGAATAACTAAACCAGATAACAGTGCTTCAATTTACTACaattataaggattttttttcatttgtattaatgGCCGTAGTTGATGCGGATTACTGCTTCGTTTTTGTAGACATTGGAGCCCCGGGAAGTAATGCTGATtcaaccatttttaaaaatactactttTTGCAATGCGCTTAATAGCAATTCTATCAAACTAcctaatgaaaaaatactaccCGGATCTACTTTGCCACCTGTCCCGTATGTATTCGTAGCCGATGAGGCATTTGGTTTGCATCAACACATTATGAGACCTTATGGTGGTCAATTTTTGAGTGTACAAAAAAGGGTATTTAATTATCGCCTATCGAGAGCACGAAGATACGTAGAATGTGCATTTGgcattttatcaaacaaatggCGAATTTTAAATCGTGCATTGGATGTATCAATAcctttatcaattaatattgtgaAGGCATGTTGCATACTTCACAATTTTGTACGAAAACGAGACGGCCATCACATTAGAGAAGAAGATTTTACTCATAATCTTGAGAGTATACAAACACCTCCATCAATACGCAGTGGAAGACAAGCCAACAACATAAGagatatttttcaacaatattttatgagtgaCAGCGGAGCTTTAAGCTGGcaattgtcaaaaatttaa